In one window of Desulfuromonas sp. KJ2020 DNA:
- a CDS encoding ABC-F family ATP-binding cassette domain-containing protein — MLQLKNLTKEFGGHRIFADINWHIRPGDRIGLCGENGAGKTTLLKILAGRVTPDGGEVQAAKGTTFGYLPQDGLEHRGRSLFEEVHSALDELLQMEQEMGRLEKAIAATGTTADLDRYASLQESFRQRGGYTMETEVAKILHGLGFAEKDWQKPCEVFSGGWQMRIALAKLLLQRPNLLLLDEPTNHLDLPARDWLEEYLCNYPFAVVLVSHDRFFLDQVVGRIVEVWNGQLTEYPGNYSRYVEERERRVEALLEAKRRQDEEVAKIEAFISRFRYQANKASLVQSRVKQLEKIERIQVPPARKRIAFQFPDPPKGGRLAVELIGASQRYGDLTVLDHVDLAVEKGERLALVGANGAGKSTLMRLLAGVEAPKEGARQEGHNLALAYFAQDQARVLDPQKTVLEEITAAAPFDMVPRVRDILGSFLFTGDDVHKRVSVLSGGERNRLALAILLLRPANLLLLDEPTNHLDLQSKQVLLDSLKGYKGTVVFVSHDRYFVDSLSSRVIEVAEGKAVSYLGNYEDFLRAKGAQGDQSHSQQRVEVLGGAAAEAPVDKDERRRQHEQRKDAQRLEKKRQRELSEIEGLIERLESELSELEQVMADPDLYQDRERWLEVSSRHDRLQEEIANAYERWEGLQEPVSA, encoded by the coding sequence ATGCTGCAATTAAAAAATCTCACTAAAGAATTCGGCGGCCACCGGATTTTCGCCGATATCAACTGGCATATCCGACCCGGGGATCGCATCGGTCTCTGCGGGGAGAATGGCGCCGGCAAGACCACGCTTCTGAAGATTCTGGCGGGGCGTGTAACCCCAGACGGCGGCGAGGTGCAAGCCGCCAAGGGCACCACCTTCGGCTACCTTCCCCAGGATGGTCTCGAGCATCGCGGCCGTTCCCTGTTCGAGGAGGTGCATAGCGCCCTCGATGAACTGCTGCAGATGGAACAGGAGATGGGCCGCCTGGAAAAAGCTATCGCGGCCACCGGCACGACAGCCGATCTCGACCGTTACGCGTCGCTGCAGGAGTCCTTTCGGCAGCGGGGCGGTTACACGATGGAGACGGAAGTCGCCAAGATTCTGCACGGTCTTGGTTTTGCCGAAAAAGACTGGCAGAAGCCCTGCGAGGTCTTTTCGGGCGGCTGGCAGATGCGCATCGCCCTGGCCAAACTGCTGCTGCAGCGCCCCAACCTGCTGCTGCTGGACGAACCGACCAATCACCTCGACCTGCCGGCCCGGGACTGGCTGGAGGAGTACCTGTGCAACTACCCCTTTGCGGTGGTCCTGGTCTCCCATGACCGCTTTTTCCTCGATCAGGTGGTAGGGCGCATCGTCGAGGTCTGGAATGGCCAACTGACCGAATACCCCGGCAATTACAGCCGCTATGTCGAGGAGCGGGAACGCCGCGTCGAAGCGCTGCTGGAGGCCAAACGCCGGCAGGATGAGGAAGTGGCTAAGATCGAGGCGTTTATCAGTCGCTTCCGCTACCAGGCCAATAAGGCTTCCCTGGTGCAGAGCCGCGTCAAACAGCTGGAAAAAATCGAACGCATCCAGGTGCCGCCGGCCCGCAAGCGTATCGCCTTTCAGTTTCCGGATCCCCCCAAGGGCGGACGACTGGCCGTCGAACTGATCGGCGCCAGCCAGCGCTACGGCGATCTGACCGTGCTCGATCACGTCGATCTGGCCGTAGAGAAAGGGGAGCGACTGGCTCTCGTCGGGGCCAACGGCGCCGGCAAATCCACCCTGATGCGGCTGCTGGCCGGGGTGGAAGCACCCAAAGAAGGCGCCCGCCAGGAAGGACACAATCTGGCGCTGGCCTACTTCGCCCAGGATCAGGCCCGTGTTCTCGATCCTCAGAAGACGGTCCTTGAAGAGATTACCGCCGCCGCTCCTTTTGACATGGTGCCCAGGGTGCGGGACATCCTCGGCTCCTTTCTCTTTACCGGCGACGATGTCCACAAGCGCGTTTCCGTCCTCTCCGGCGGTGAACGCAACCGTCTGGCCCTGGCTATTCTCCTGCTGCGACCCGCCAATCTGCTGCTGCTCGACGAGCCGACCAACCATCTTGACCTGCAGTCCAAGCAAGTCCTTCTCGACTCTCTCAAGGGCTACAAGGGGACGGTGGTTTTTGTCTCCCATGATCGCTACTTTGTCGATTCGCTGTCCAGCCGGGTGATCGAGGTTGCCGAGGGCAAGGCCGTCTCCTACCTGGGGAACTATGAGGATTTCCTGCGTGCCAAGGGGGCGCAGGGGGATCAAAGCCATTCACAGCAGCGGGTCGAGGTGCTCGGAGGGGCTGCGGCGGAAGCGCCGGTGGATAAGGACGAACGCCGGCGCCAGCACGAACAGCGCAAGGATGCGCAACGCCTGGAGAAAAAACGTCAGAGAGAACTGAGCGAGATCGAAGGGCTCATCGAGAGGCTGGAGAGTGAGCTGAGCGAGCTGGAGCAGGTCATGGCCGATCCGGATCTCTACCAGGATAGAGAGCGTTGGCTGGAAGTCTCTTCCCGGCACGACCGTCTGCAGGAGGAGATCGCCAACGCCTACGAACGTTGGGAAGGGTTGCAGGAGCCTGTGTCGGCCTGA
- a CDS encoding Rne/Rng family ribonuclease codes for MSKKMLINATHPEENRVAIVTDGILNELDIEVVGKEQTKGNIYKGTVVRVEPGLQAAFVDYGAERLGFLQMGEIHPSCYKAAPGAPEQKGRPRINDILQRGQELLLQIVKEERGTKGAALTTFLSLPGRYMVLMPESDTKGISRKIENEGERKKLKETMSTLDLPADIGYIVRTAGIGQSREELGRDLDYLIRLYRNIVKLSEKVRAPALIYRESNLVIRSIRDYFSKDMDEVLIDDAKVFQEAKDFFQQVMPEHAPLVKLHQERRPIFARYQIEEQIETISKNKVALPSGGSIVIDTTEALVAIDVNSGKMAGEQGVESTAYKTNLEAATEIGRQLRLRDLGGLIVVDFIDMRDRQHIREVEKNLKDALKDDKARVTVGRISSQFGLLEMSRQRIKAALAEGTYNTCPHCHGTGRIKSVETQAIAFLRKVYGGIARGQIDRIEGEVPLEVATYLLNSKREELLELERSRNVSITIKGKPDLIAGEVELTFQKREKDSRDDVAPVEFSASQAQTLAGEMASEEESVLARAEKPAEPEKEGKKRRRRRKKKPVEGAEAIIETTEEPPQAAVEEEESAPEEAASPATEAEPAAAEATPPKKRPRRRRKPSTGKSPAQETEAAVVEQQTTTTPETPEHIPAEPAPQPASTGTDQIQAGEGATEKGEEAARKKRRRRAAKSTMPAGEEQKEKTGKAEADQAEPAPQKSSEPSEVSKSDDKVSTPEDETATKPTRARRSRSSAKKPAETAEEKAPAAGKEKTQTESTSPAKATEEKKPAARSRRRTSAKKSDTVKTTDQDAPPAPTPEAPEQKTATGETASDKSAAKRPTRRKKPAAVKKEENSPE; via the coding sequence ATGAGCAAGAAGATGCTGATCAATGCCACCCATCCCGAAGAAAACCGGGTGGCCATTGTGACCGACGGCATCCTTAACGAACTCGACATTGAGGTCGTTGGCAAGGAGCAAACCAAAGGCAATATCTACAAAGGCACCGTGGTGCGGGTCGAACCGGGTCTGCAGGCCGCCTTCGTCGATTACGGCGCCGAGCGCCTGGGCTTTCTGCAGATGGGCGAAATCCACCCGTCCTGCTACAAGGCAGCCCCTGGGGCGCCCGAGCAGAAAGGGCGGCCCCGCATCAATGACATCCTGCAGCGGGGCCAGGAACTGCTGCTGCAGATCGTCAAGGAGGAACGCGGCACCAAAGGCGCTGCCCTGACCACCTTTTTGTCCCTCCCCGGCCGCTACATGGTGCTGATGCCAGAGAGCGACACGAAGGGGATCTCCCGCAAAATCGAAAACGAAGGGGAGCGCAAAAAGCTCAAAGAGACGATGTCCACCCTCGATTTGCCGGCGGACATCGGCTATATCGTGCGGACTGCCGGCATCGGCCAGAGCCGTGAAGAACTGGGCCGAGACCTCGATTACCTGATCCGCCTGTACCGCAACATCGTCAAGCTCAGCGAGAAAGTACGCGCCCCCGCCCTGATTTACCGCGAATCCAACCTGGTTATCCGCTCCATTCGTGACTACTTCAGCAAAGATATGGACGAAGTCCTCATCGACGATGCCAAGGTTTTTCAGGAAGCCAAGGATTTTTTCCAGCAGGTCATGCCCGAACACGCACCTCTGGTCAAACTGCACCAGGAGCGCCGCCCTATCTTCGCCCGCTACCAGATCGAGGAGCAGATCGAAACCATCAGCAAAAACAAGGTGGCGCTGCCCTCGGGCGGCTCCATCGTCATCGACACGACGGAGGCCCTGGTGGCCATCGACGTGAATTCGGGAAAAATGGCCGGCGAACAGGGTGTTGAGTCCACCGCCTACAAGACCAATCTCGAAGCGGCTACGGAGATCGGCCGCCAGCTGCGCCTGCGCGACCTGGGCGGGTTGATCGTCGTCGACTTCATCGACATGCGCGATCGTCAGCATATTCGCGAGGTGGAAAAAAACCTCAAGGACGCCCTGAAAGACGACAAGGCGCGCGTCACCGTCGGCCGCATCAGTTCCCAGTTCGGCCTACTGGAAATGAGCCGCCAGCGCATCAAGGCGGCCCTGGCTGAGGGAACCTACAATACCTGCCCCCATTGTCATGGTACGGGGCGGATCAAGAGTGTCGAGACACAGGCCATCGCCTTTCTGCGCAAGGTGTATGGCGGCATCGCCCGCGGCCAGATCGACCGCATCGAAGGTGAGGTCCCCCTGGAAGTGGCCACCTATCTGCTCAACAGCAAGCGTGAGGAACTTCTTGAACTTGAACGGTCACGCAATGTCTCCATCACCATTAAAGGCAAGCCCGATCTCATCGCCGGCGAAGTGGAGCTGACATTCCAGAAACGGGAAAAAGACAGCCGAGATGATGTCGCCCCTGTCGAATTCAGTGCCTCCCAGGCTCAGACCCTCGCCGGCGAAATGGCCAGCGAAGAGGAAAGCGTGCTGGCCAGAGCGGAAAAACCGGCGGAGCCGGAAAAAGAGGGCAAGAAACGGCGGCGGCGGCGCAAGAAAAAACCGGTAGAAGGCGCCGAGGCAATTATCGAAACAACGGAGGAGCCCCCCCAGGCAGCCGTCGAAGAGGAGGAGTCGGCTCCCGAAGAAGCCGCCAGCCCGGCCACAGAAGCCGAGCCGGCCGCAGCGGAAGCCACTCCGCCCAAAAAACGCCCCCGCCGCAGACGTAAACCCTCTACGGGCAAATCGCCCGCGCAGGAAACGGAGGCCGCCGTGGTCGAACAGCAGACAACGACGACTCCCGAGACCCCGGAACACATTCCTGCCGAGCCGGCACCTCAGCCTGCCTCAACGGGGACTGATCAAATCCAGGCCGGTGAGGGAGCGACCGAAAAAGGTGAGGAGGCCGCCCGCAAAAAACGGCGCCGGCGGGCCGCCAAATCGACGATGCCGGCTGGCGAGGAGCAGAAGGAAAAGACCGGGAAGGCCGAGGCCGATCAGGCAGAGCCGGCCCCCCAGAAATCCTCAGAGCCGTCCGAGGTCAGTAAATCGGACGATAAGGTATCGACGCCAGAGGATGAAACCGCGACCAAACCGACACGAGCCAGGCGGAGCCGAAGCAGCGCCAAAAAACCGGCAGAAACCGCGGAGGAAAAGGCGCCGGCTGCCGGCAAGGAGAAAACGCAGACGGAATCCACCAGCCCAGCCAAGGCGACCGAGGAGAAAAAACCGGCGGCCCGAAGCCGGCGGCGTACCAGCGCCAAAAAGAGTGACACCGTGAAAACCACCGACCAGGACGCCCCACCGGCACCTACGCCAGAGGCCCCCGAACAAAAGACTGCCACCGGCGAGACGGCATCGGATAAATCTGCCGCCAAGCGCCCGACGCGACGGAAGAAACCTGCCGCCGTCAAAAAGGAAGAAAATAGTCCAGAATAG
- a CDS encoding ParA family protein gives MAGRVPFVVVVASEKGGVGKTTIATNLAVYLKALHEDLPVTIASFDNHFSVDAMFAIRRAAAASVAELFAGRPARDLVDLGEYGVQYLASERQLLPPDDDPLHLRRVLRQADLDGIFILDTRPILDYFTRSALLAADLVLVPVKDRPSLVNAASLLHVVRAAGGATDKFWLLPSLIDSRLRLREHIGVREFLVESARERGYQVLDTFISKSPKVESLTTNLSSRVYPVLTHARNTAVHTQFRQLGDFVLRCRQAFVSSPAQSVHDPSQTGMVNRLSRRQSRQCPLCGESADGAEGGFFQDLRSRRQGFIHGGCLQTLVADSLLEPLPDQGAMVWRIDEEALHEDELCFSAHLFKESGDELAADQISLNSAGCGQAFLQATTGRPLAELYRETLMLFWTAAAPREFLSPKGRRALAGRRKKMLREVFGRL, from the coding sequence ATGGCAGGACGCGTTCCTTTTGTTGTCGTGGTAGCCAGTGAAAAGGGGGGGGTGGGCAAAACGACCATCGCCACCAACCTCGCTGTCTACCTCAAGGCACTGCATGAGGACCTGCCGGTGACTATCGCCTCTTTCGACAACCATTTCAGCGTCGACGCCATGTTCGCCATCCGCCGCGCTGCCGCTGCTTCCGTCGCCGAGCTGTTTGCTGGTCGCCCCGCCCGCGATCTGGTCGACCTGGGCGAATACGGCGTGCAGTATCTGGCCTCTGAGCGGCAGCTGCTGCCCCCAGATGACGATCCCCTTCACCTGAGACGCGTTCTGCGTCAGGCTGACCTCGACGGAATTTTTATCCTCGACACCCGACCGATTCTCGACTACTTCACCCGCAGCGCCTTGCTCGCCGCCGACCTCGTGCTGGTGCCGGTCAAGGATCGGCCCTCCCTCGTCAACGCCGCCTCCCTGCTGCATGTGGTGCGGGCAGCCGGGGGCGCGACGGATAAATTCTGGCTGCTGCCGAGTCTCATCGACAGCCGCCTGCGCCTGCGCGAGCACATCGGAGTGCGCGAGTTTCTGGTGGAGTCTGCGCGGGAGAGGGGCTATCAGGTGCTCGACACTTTCATTTCCAAAAGTCCCAAGGTGGAAAGCCTGACCACCAATCTTAGCAGCCGGGTCTATCCCGTCCTTACCCATGCCCGCAACACCGCGGTGCATACCCAGTTTCGGCAGCTGGGAGATTTCGTCCTGCGGTGCCGACAAGCCTTCGTTTCCTCTCCAGCTCAATCCGTTCACGACCCATCACAGACGGGAATGGTGAACCGACTATCTCGCCGACAGAGCCGCCAATGCCCTCTCTGCGGCGAATCGGCCGATGGCGCCGAAGGCGGTTTTTTTCAGGATTTGCGGAGTCGTCGGCAGGGATTCATCCATGGTGGCTGTCTGCAGACCCTGGTGGCTGACAGCCTGCTGGAGCCTCTCCCCGACCAGGGGGCCATGGTGTGGAGAATCGACGAGGAAGCCCTGCACGAAGATGAACTGTGTTTTTCCGCACACCTTTTCAAGGAGAGTGGCGACGAGCTCGCTGCCGACCAGATCAGCCTCAATAGCGCCGGTTGCGGGCAGGCCTTCCTGCAGGCGACGACGGGTCGGCCGCTGGCCGAGCTCTACCGCGAGACCCTGATGCTGTTCTGGACAGCCGCCGCTCCCCGAGAATTTCTGTCACCAAAAGGGCGGCGCGCGTTGGCCGGCCGGAGAAAAAAGATGCTGCGTGAAGTTTTTGGACGCCTTTAA
- a CDS encoding GTPase-activating protein produces the protein MILLPRGNPVKEKLNPAKVNLPDALGKLHEGHFTGYLRFDTPAGVGILIFHVGKLISALYETGHQRLTGYQAIGRIFSHSRSGEAMLDIYRLSAELAMGIHALLHGEVLYRGQELRFMDIRLLLNSLKEDAITGCLRIYTDNRVALIFYREGQPLGFFHDGSKDLEKTVDTSLSVARLPGAKVDVLTSNIEEEDSLQDLMDAGQLTAIWHLVLAEAKNGRRPAEPAARRKVKDERNESLLIFLQGVAEQHLGKIGAYLVEKAFEELVPGSEDSMKDFFAALGRSASLTAATKDVEVMQAEMSKGIQAVLSRR, from the coding sequence ATGATTTTGCTGCCCAGGGGGAATCCGGTCAAAGAAAAGCTCAATCCGGCCAAGGTCAACCTTCCCGATGCGCTCGGTAAGCTCCATGAGGGACATTTTACCGGATATCTGCGTTTCGATACGCCGGCTGGGGTCGGAATCCTCATTTTTCATGTGGGCAAGTTGATCAGCGCTCTGTATGAGACTGGCCACCAACGTCTCACGGGCTATCAGGCCATTGGGCGCATCTTCAGCCATTCCCGCTCGGGCGAGGCGATGCTGGATATTTACCGTTTGTCTGCCGAACTGGCCATGGGCATTCATGCCCTCCTGCATGGCGAAGTGCTCTATCGCGGGCAGGAACTCCGGTTCATGGATATCCGTCTTCTGCTCAATAGTCTCAAGGAGGACGCCATTACCGGATGTCTGCGCATCTATACGGATAATCGGGTGGCACTGATCTTCTACCGCGAAGGGCAGCCCCTGGGATTTTTCCACGACGGCTCCAAGGACCTGGAAAAGACGGTAGACACTTCCCTGTCCGTGGCGCGGCTGCCTGGCGCCAAAGTTGACGTGCTGACCAGCAATATTGAGGAGGAGGACTCGCTGCAGGACCTGATGGATGCCGGACAACTGACGGCCATCTGGCATCTGGTTTTAGCCGAGGCGAAAAATGGGCGACGGCCCGCGGAGCCGGCGGCCAGACGGAAGGTCAAAGATGAACGCAATGAGAGTCTGCTGATTTTTCTCCAGGGCGTGGCCGAACAGCATCTGGGCAAGATCGGCGCTTATCTGGTGGAAAAGGCCTTCGAGGAGCTGGTGCCGGGATCGGAGGACTCCATGAAGGATTTCTTCGCGGCCCTGGGCCGATCGGCCAGCCTGACGGCCGCGACGAAAGACGTCGAGGTCATGCAGGCGGAGATGAGCAAGGGTATCCAGGCGGTGCTGTCCAGACGTTAG
- a CDS encoding OmpA family protein, producing the protein MRSLKAFILATLISLALTACVSKADYQRKADQAAILAASIEELEADYQSLLRINGDLLTYNEKIEEQFDEARLRNDGLEQDLVRARSDLERIESVLTARDEETGEALAQMRQEIDRLETANRALRQEIEQERIAREARVAHLKSTYDELVEKMEQEISRGEITISELQGKLTVNMVERILFDSGKADIKPAGKEVLKRVGKVLKGVDNKEIRVEGHTDNVPISPRLQDIFPSNWELSTARATNVVHFLQEESKIPGSLLAACGYGEFRPIASNAHAEGRAQNRRIQIVLAPIDISSP; encoded by the coding sequence GTGCGATCCCTCAAAGCATTTATCCTGGCGACCCTTATTTCTCTGGCTCTCACCGCCTGCGTCAGCAAAGCGGATTACCAGCGCAAGGCCGATCAGGCGGCTATCCTGGCAGCCAGCATCGAAGAGCTTGAAGCGGACTACCAGTCGCTGTTGCGTATCAACGGCGACCTGCTGACCTACAACGAAAAGATTGAGGAGCAATTCGATGAAGCTCGGCTGCGAAACGATGGCCTGGAGCAGGATCTTGTGCGGGCCCGCTCTGACCTGGAGCGCATCGAGTCCGTGCTGACGGCCAGGGATGAGGAAACGGGAGAAGCCCTGGCCCAGATGCGCCAGGAGATAGATCGCCTGGAGACGGCCAACCGTGCCCTGCGGCAGGAAATCGAACAGGAGCGCATTGCCAGGGAAGCGCGCGTGGCCCACCTGAAAAGCACCTACGATGAACTTGTAGAGAAGATGGAACAGGAGATTTCCCGGGGGGAGATCACGATTTCCGAGCTCCAGGGAAAGCTGACGGTCAATATGGTGGAGCGCATCCTCTTCGATTCGGGCAAAGCCGATATCAAGCCGGCCGGAAAAGAAGTTCTCAAGCGGGTCGGCAAAGTCCTCAAGGGGGTCGACAACAAAGAAATCCGCGTGGAAGGGCATACGGATAACGTGCCCATAAGCCCCCGCTTGCAGGACATATTCCCCAGCAACTGGGAGCTTTCCACCGCCCGAGCAACGAATGTCGTACACTTTCTGCAGGAAGAGTCGAAAATCCCCGGCTCTCTTCTGGCGGCCTGCGGCTATGGCGAATTCAGACCCATTGCCAGCAATGCCCACGCCGAAGGCCGGGCCCAGAATCGACGCATCCAGATTGTTCTCGCCCCCATAGATATATCGTCGCCCTGA
- a CDS encoding M48 family metallopeptidase — MYNLLISMLIGTAVAASLTLFAEVDYWIAVIAGVIAFTIPFFLITRFIMKKIGELMNIAQRDIQAGRSEKAIKTLESGFKYAKWQFYIKSQVNAQIGMILYIKQDFAKAFDYLQKGFVRHWVAMGMLAVCYMKKQKTSKMIETFEKAVGGTKKEPFLWNLYAFCLEKVGEREKAVSIMEKGLKKVGGNETLQANLEALKEGRRMRMMDYGDIWYQFHLEKPGALIKQQTKAIQGRRKIVRR; from the coding sequence ATGTACAATCTTCTCATCTCCATGCTCATCGGTACGGCCGTGGCTGCTTCCCTCACGCTGTTTGCCGAGGTTGACTACTGGATTGCCGTGATCGCCGGTGTCATCGCCTTTACCATCCCTTTCTTCCTCATTACCCGTTTCATCATGAAAAAGATCGGGGAATTGATGAATATCGCCCAGCGCGATATTCAGGCGGGACGTTCAGAAAAAGCCATTAAAACTCTTGAGTCCGGCTTCAAATATGCGAAGTGGCAGTTTTATATCAAGTCTCAGGTCAATGCCCAGATCGGCATGATTCTGTACATCAAGCAGGACTTCGCCAAGGCTTTCGACTATCTGCAGAAGGGCTTCGTGCGTCACTGGGTCGCCATGGGGATGCTGGCCGTCTGCTACATGAAGAAACAAAAAACTTCCAAGATGATTGAGACCTTCGAGAAGGCGGTTGGCGGCACCAAAAAGGAGCCCTTTCTCTGGAATCTCTATGCCTTTTGTCTGGAAAAGGTCGGAGAGCGGGAGAAGGCGGTTTCCATCATGGAAAAGGGACTCAAGAAAGTGGGCGGCAATGAAACCCTGCAGGCTAATCTGGAAGCCCTGAAAGAAGGGCGGCGGATGCGGATGATGGATTATGGAGACATCTGGTATCAGTTCCACCTCGAAAAGCCCGGCGCCCTGATCAAACAACAGACCAAAGCCATCCAGGGACGCCGCAAAATCGTGAGGCGCTAG
- a CDS encoding Smr/MutS family protein, producing the protein MSRNKKSENGLTCTPFKTLKGVQFSEATKPPKESPEAATEPVVAEERADTEALFALEMARLGFDAAAMDRDEDADLQGETPPSAEQREEPLTEQELFLQVLGKMEVTFADEYPEEETPEATPRRMKLLRKGKLRPEATLDLHGLTREEARTKVRFFLEDSLYHQRKVVLVITGRGKSSGKEPILRDDMERYLAQEGRAWVSEWGRAPRQYGGEGALVVFLRARD; encoded by the coding sequence TTGAGCCGCAACAAAAAATCTGAAAACGGCTTGACCTGTACCCCCTTCAAAACCTTGAAGGGGGTACAGTTTTCTGAAGCCACAAAACCACCGAAAGAATCCCCCGAGGCGGCAACCGAACCGGTTGTGGCGGAAGAGAGGGCGGATACAGAAGCTCTCTTTGCTCTGGAAATGGCCCGCCTTGGGTTCGATGCGGCCGCTATGGACAGGGACGAGGATGCGGACCTTCAGGGCGAAACGCCTCCCTCCGCCGAGCAGCGGGAAGAGCCTCTTACGGAGCAGGAGCTGTTTCTGCAGGTGCTGGGTAAAATGGAAGTGACCTTTGCCGATGAATACCCGGAGGAGGAAACGCCAGAAGCCACGCCCCGGCGCATGAAGCTGCTGCGTAAGGGGAAGCTGCGTCCCGAGGCGACGCTCGATCTGCATGGACTCACCCGGGAGGAGGCGCGGACAAAGGTGCGCTTTTTTCTGGAAGATTCTCTGTATCACCAGCGCAAAGTGGTGCTGGTGATTACCGGGCGGGGAAAGAGTTCCGGCAAGGAGCCGATCCTGCGCGACGACATGGAGCGCTACCTGGCGCAGGAAGGGCGCGCCTGGGTCAGCGAGTGGGGACGGGCTCCCAGGCAGTATGGAGGTGAAGGCGCGCTGGTGGTTTTTCTGCGTGCCCGTGATTAA
- a CDS encoding acetylserotonin O-methyltransferase yields MKPETFKDLMRLSHGFEPARILLSAVELDLFSHLSENTTVHQLATRLNLQAGPLTLVLNALVAMGLLDKAGEAYVNRPVVAENLVAGQGYRGHILRHISHCWSAWGDLSGRLQGLEPAEESWSPAPDEVQTRDFILGMENVTRDLAPLVAARLELGSPVTLLDVGGGPGTYAEAFLKEYPTLREVCVFDLPKAAAVGRQNLKNRGMETSVRWLEGDFYETPFGQGFDVVWISQVLHSLDEAGCRMLLAKAFEALEPGGELILHEFLIEDNRTGPLQAALFAVHMLVMTGVGRTYAGGELSVWMGEAGFMDVRVQQVSDDTSVVRGRKPVSR; encoded by the coding sequence GTGAAGCCGGAAACATTCAAGGATTTGATGAGGCTTTCCCATGGTTTTGAACCGGCGAGGATCCTGCTGAGTGCGGTGGAGCTGGATCTTTTCTCGCACCTGTCGGAAAACACAACGGTGCATCAGCTGGCCACGCGGCTGAATCTGCAGGCCGGTCCCTTGACCTTGGTGCTCAATGCTCTGGTCGCCATGGGCTTGCTGGACAAAGCGGGTGAGGCCTATGTCAATCGGCCCGTCGTGGCCGAAAACCTCGTTGCCGGCCAGGGCTACCGCGGCCATATCTTACGACACATCAGCCACTGCTGGTCGGCCTGGGGGGATCTTTCCGGACGGCTGCAAGGGTTGGAACCCGCTGAAGAGTCCTGGTCACCGGCGCCGGATGAGGTGCAGACGCGGGATTTTATTTTGGGGATGGAGAATGTCACCCGAGACCTCGCTCCCCTGGTCGCGGCGCGGCTGGAGCTGGGCAGCCCAGTGACTCTGTTGGATGTGGGCGGCGGGCCGGGAACCTATGCCGAGGCTTTTTTGAAAGAGTATCCCACCTTGCGGGAGGTTTGCGTCTTCGACCTGCCAAAGGCCGCCGCCGTCGGTCGCCAGAACTTGAAAAACCGGGGGATGGAGACTTCCGTGCGCTGGCTCGAAGGGGACTTTTACGAAACCCCTTTCGGCCAGGGATTCGATGTCGTCTGGATTTCACAGGTGTTGCATTCCCTGGATGAGGCTGGCTGCCGTATGCTCCTGGCCAAGGCCTTTGAGGCTCTTGAGCCGGGGGGAGAACTGATTCTCCATGAGTTTTTGATCGAAGACAATCGTACCGGGCCTTTGCAGGCGGCGCTCTTTGCTGTACACATGCTGGTTATGACCGGGGTGGGAAGAACCTATGCCGGTGGGGAACTTTCGGTCTGGATGGGTGAGGCCGGTTTTATGGATGTCCGTGTGCAGCAGGTTAGCGACGATACCTCGGTGGTCCGTGGCCGCAAACCCGTTTCACGATAA